The DNA region CAAATATAGTttgaagaatataaatttttggtatataaaaaatatatagtcataaaaattaagaaTAATGACTATTCTAATGAAATAAAGAACATATTGTTATTACTCATATTGATAgcttatatatattaaaaaattaataaaatttctacaaattagaaaataaaaataataaaatgtgTATACCTCTTAAATGgtataatatgtatatataacactattgttttatatattatataacatatatgtattttttttttttttttttttgtttattttaaatgGGATAGATAAAAATTGTCATTACGcaatataaaatatatttcaaattaataatgaaatatatcaaaaatattataaagttctaaaatatatatatatatatatatatttatatatgtaacaGTTCccatatataatatgttttatattttttaaaaaatcttttttgttataaTGTGTCTTCATATATCCCTATTTGTTTccttaatttttttgtttgtgTTCCGTTAATgtatttttctttttattatacacacacttatatttatcaataacatattatttacatatttaaaaacatGAGTTGTATGAACTATGCATCACGTTTGTCAAAACATGAATATAAAGGGCCACTAGGTGAAGAAGAATATTTTGAAGATATTGAagaagagaaaaaaaaagttaaGGAGcttatagaaaaaataaaaagtagTGAATACATAGTTGTTCATTCAGGTGCTGGCATATCAACTAGTTCAGGACTGCAAGATTTTAGAGGTCCTACGGGAATATGGACAAATGAACACCTTAACGAattaaagaataaaaaaaaaaggaatcATGATTATAAAGATAACAAAAGAAAACTTAAATCTGATCATATAAAATGCAGGGATAGTTTAGATATTTATAGTCCTTCCTTTTTGCATAATGAAAAGAAAGAGAATACATTAAATATTGTAAAAAGGGAAAAATGTTATAATGAAATTGGTGTAAATATGAATTCTTGTAATAAAAGTGTTATACAATCTAACCATGTATATGTTAATCgtgataataatagtaatagtaataataataataatttaaaagagAATATgttagaaaataataataatttagaacataaaaaaaataacaataatgtgaataataatgataataacTTGTATAATAACGTGGTTAATTCTATAGGATCCAATGATCATActaataatgaaaatattcttattaaaaaagaaagtaATTCAGAAAATATTAGGAATAACATACCTGATAAAgtaaatattaaaaatgttataaaaacaGATGCTAAGAAAGAAACTATTTTAGATCCTGAAAATTATGTAATTTTtggaaaaagaaaaaaaaaggttaTAGAACTTCATTTAGCTCTACCATCAAAAACTCATATTATGATAAATGAAttaatgaataaaaatataataaaatttatgaTAACTCAAAATATTGATTCCTTACATCATCGATGTGGGAAACACTTTTCTAAGACAGCCGAAATTCATggtaatatttttacagAAAGATGTGATTTTTGTGGTAGAAGATATTTAAGAGATTATCTCATATCTACTATTAGTTTTAAACCAACTGGTTCTTTATGTTTTTTGTGTTCATTTCCTCCTATTGGAGTATGTACTGATGTTTTATTAGATTGGAATAATTCTTATGAAgaattttttcatttaaattcAATAAAGCATTCTCAAATAGCAGattttcatttttgttTGGGTTCCAGTTTTTACATAGTCCCAGCTAGCTCTTATCCATCTAAAAAAAAGTACGCTAATGCAAATTCCTACAGTTGTGTTATTAATTATCaaaaatcatttttatcaaaagaagttaatttgaatatacattctaatgtaaataatatatctgatataattattaaagAGTTTTCTCTTAATCCATTGTCAATTAGAAGTACAAGGGTTACAATTGTTAGGTGCCCAATTGATACGTTAGATGTAATGTCTGATGACTTAATATCAATACACAATATTAAATTGAAAGATAAGAGAATGAGAGAACAAAATATAGATTATGCTCGAATAAGGAATAAAGATGAAacttataataatgaaaaatcTGTAAAACTAAATGTGACGgaatgtttatattataacaagCACGGAGAATGTTATGAAAAAAGGAAGTATAAACTAATAGATGAACATTTAATTCCGAATAATGaaggaaataaaaatatatcaaatgGCATAAACATATCTGATCAAAAAATTGACAATAACAAAAGtaacaacaataatagtaatattaatagtaatagtaataatagtaattatcatatgtctaaaaatataaatccTGATTTTTCGTTTGTTGAAAATGAGTCCAATATTTATGATAACTATAAGGAACAAACATTTATACTTAAATGTTctatgataataaatatcaAAACTGTATGTTTAGAAAATTTTCATAAAGTACATATAAAACTGTTAGATGATATTAAAGGTATATGGATAATAAGAACAAATTTTTCTTGTATTTTAGAAGTAGAATTATGgtataattcttttattttattaaaattaaattttaataaaagtGATCCTTTTATTCAGTTGAATGCTTGGAATGTAAATGTAGCTTATACATATGGTGATGATATAGACGATTTTGATTATTTCCAAAATGATGAGAACAATAAGAAAccatttaatttatataaaaataaatatatttctaataTGAGAACAGAAGGGGATGTTAATAATGTGTATACATTGGATAATCAACAACTAAAAAgtaataacaataataataataataattattattattatgataaagATAATTCAGGTGAACCATATTACTGTTcagaaatattaaatgaacATGTACATGTAGGTTATAACCctaataattatgaaacTAAATGTAAAGCATATATTTTAGCATACTTGGATAATTCAACAGCAttagatataaataataatgtcaataataatgattttATACCCTTTAATTTAACACAttcattaaaattattatacaatatatattgtgtgcttaataaagatattgaacaaaataaaaatactaccataaaagaaacatatgataaattggattattttataaaaaattttgattTCAATAGAGATAGTTGcttatatacaaataattttataaatatgcTTATACAAAATGAACATCATGGTAATCAAAGTCGCTATAAATTTAGAGAAAGAAGAAAGAGACTTTTAAATGATTACAGTTCATGTTCTTCTGATGATGACCAGGatggaaaaaatattttcattttttataacttatatatgaaccaatataagaaaaagggacatgatgaaataaataaaaaagatgaagtgtatgaaaaaaatgtacATAGTGAATCAAATCAACATGTACATAACGTTAAAGTAAGAACTGATTTGATTAACCATAAATCTGTTTATAAAACAGTAAAGAATAACAATTTGgttgatataaataatatgaacctaatagaaaaaaagaataattcAGAAGAGCTGTTCttaataaatgataagGATTATAACAGTTTCCTTTctgttaataataaagaaaatattaattgtATAAGTGCTTGgcaaaataataaaacgAATTGTAACGAAAATATGCCACAGATGACTAATAATGATTTAATAGATGTTATGAAATCTGAAACGCAAAAGCAATACAATTGTTTTGATAAATCTTcaataaatgatataaataataataatagtgacagtaacaataatgataataataataatgataataatggatatatatattctccagttcttttcataaataaaaaatataaactCGGAGAATTGGTATATAAAATACCAAAATATGTAAAGCCACAAAAAGTTTATACGccttataaaaaaattacaagaaataaaaaatattctaaTACCCTTCAAAAGGATAGATATGAAAAATGGAAAATGTTATATGAAGAATTGattaataatgaaaataaatcatatataatagatTCACCTCTCTATAAAGAAATAAGTTATTTCCCTTATTGGATTATAAATTATGTGAATGATTTATTTGAATgtatgtaatattataataacatttgtcaccataataaaataatatatacacatattaactattataatatattaaattatattaaaaaataataatacatttattaattaaacCGTTTCTATATGtagtattattatttgtaaaCATAGGAAAGTACTTAattagtttttttttttttttttttttttttcatgtGAAAATTTGAAAcctatatatttttcatatatatatggtaaattatttttaaccattttatatgtttttatattttttttaatatttatcattattatttatNNNNNNNNNNNNNNNNNNNNNNNNNNNNNNNNNNNNNNNNNNNNNNNNNNNNNNNNNNNNNNNNNNNNNNNNNNNNNNNNNNNNNNNNNNNNNNNNNNNNNNNNNNNNNNNNNNNNNNNNNNNNNNNNNNNNNNNNNNNNNNNNNNNNNNNNNNNNNNNNNNNNNNNNNNNNNNNNNNNNNNNNNNNNNNNNNNNNNNNNNNNNNNNNNNNNNNNNNNNNNNNNNNNNNNNNNNNNNNNNNNNNNNNNNNNNNNNNNNNNNNNNNNNNNNNNNNNNNNNNNNNNNNNNNNNNNNNNNNNNtttatttttttttattttttttataaatttaataattaatatatatatattttttttttattttttttttttttttttttttttaatttatttatttatttaatatatatttttataaataaaaaataaaaaaataaaaataaaaaaatattttttttaaatatttaaataaaaaaaaaaaaaaaaaaaaaaaaaaaaaagaacaacaaaaaaaagaaacatataataaaaaaaaatataattaataaatatattcatattataaatattatatatatattgaatccgtataagaaatatttgTAAAACATTTGGTCAAATTGAATTCTTCCAAGTTaacaaaagaaataatataaaaaaaaaaaagtttaaTCCGATTCATCATCCATTACATCTAATTTATCAAGTGtcttatataaaacatGACCAAAGTtcttatcattttttttatcaaaatttaatgtcattgtttctttttcctcttcatcatcatttgtgtttgtaatattatctttatttttgttttcatttattttttgtttaattaATTGAACAATAGCCCTATCTGTTTTTTTTGATAGAATATCCAATTTCTTTTTTAGGTCTCTTTTTAAATCAGCATTTATATCTTTTGCATTTATTTGATCTAAGATGTTACCTTGAAATGCTTTATCTAATTCTTCTTCaaattctttatttaaCTTTGCTTCATAATCTTCAGTATCAGGACATGGGATACATGATTTCTTTAGTTCCTTATTTACTGGAATGTAGTTATAAAACTTTAAATTCTCATAATCATTTGTATCCATTTTGTGATCCTGCGACCtttcataatattaataaataggaatatatgtaaatatatgtatttttgcttttttaaatatataaaaaaaaaaaaaatatatatatgtttattttaatatctCATAATAGTTATTCATGTATTTAAAATTCACTGGGGTGGGGGATTATCTGAAAGTACGTTAACAAATAAATGACTTtaacaaaagaaaaaacaaaaaaaaaaaaaaaaaagaggGGAAAAAGCCTTACactatatttatattaatatttatttatttatcatactttatttgtatttttctacatttttatgtaaaatagaaacaaaaaaatgattcattatgtatatatatatatttatttatttatttatcatacttttatttgaatttttctatattttatttaaaataaaaacaaaaaaatgattcattatatatattctttaatacagaagaaaaaaaaaaaaaaaaaaaaaagaaccacaatagaaagaaaatatatattcttctatatttaaatatttgaaatttatataatatatatgaacattAAATATTAGTTATATACTTcaaagaaaaataatacattactttttattaggaaataattttttcataaatatataaaatacaatatataattattaaaattaattataaaaattatagagataaaacaaaattacTCAAACataattttgttatatgtaatatttatattatattttaatatttttttaataaaatatatactatataaTTAGAAAATAGGGAAActgtttttttatatttaaaaaaaaatggaatatatatttgtacatatatattataataatataattttgaattattatagattatgaaaaaatattatttagttctataaaataaacgtgaatgatttttttttttttttttttattaatcTCACACTTattttagaaaaaaaaattattgagataataaagaaaaatatgatcCTATTTTTCTCATAgaatttaattataatttgttgtatataataaatgtataaatgataatttagcactataaaaataaattgaaatataatataattctttaatatattcaataatataaataaattctaatgtaatattataaaaaaattattatataaatattatattatatgttataaaatACACTGTTCTAAAATTTTgttatcataatataaatataaatatatatatatatatatatatatatatatatatatatattcatatatacacttcatatgtatatgtttatttttttatttgattttattttatcagCTATGAAGGAATAAGATCTGTATAGATTGTATTACCGTATTTGTGTTCGTTGTAAGTTCTAATGTCTTATTTTCTTTGATAACAATGTTAGAAGTTACTTTAGTATATTGCTTAGGtttaagaaaaatattatttataaaaatttcaTTATTAACTTTAATTGAATTTATTTCTTGTTTTCCTGTAGGAGATCCTATTTCTATAGTAACAGAATATGTTCCTTCATGTATAAGATCTATAGACcatttattaaatgtttgcttattacatatattagTGTTATTACATTCATATGGGGTAAACGCAATTCCTGCATGTGTAGGATCTGTTTTATCTAAAAATCTTAAATCAACTGGTGTAGGTAATAGATCCCATCCATATTTGAAAAATCCATGAtctaattttttcattccATTATCTATTATCCAATTGAATGGTTTAGAAATATGTACATTTTTGCTcctaaaaaaaatattaatttcatattgacttttttttttgtctaATTCCTTTTCTTGATTTTTTGTATCTATACATGGTATACCataaaatgttatatttcCACCTGTTTGATATTTAGGATTATTTACTTTGGAAATTACAACTTTTACTGTATTAGTCTTTATGGGGGTTTTAAGCACATAATGATGGTGCCCAGGagatatagaaaatatttctGGGTTCTTTATGTTtggaaaatataaagataattcattgattgtattattattagttAAATCCAATGTTTTAAATGTAAAAGAGTGTATATCTATTTCATACTTAAAATTTATACTTACGTATTGTCCTAGTGATTTGTTTTGTGCAGTTTTCCATGTTGaatattctttttcttGGTTATTTCCACTAAATCCAGCATTACAATCAAACATTTGGGATTCATAAGAAGAGGTGTAACATGAATGGAAATAAACCGAACTGGTTAGAGAAACTGGTTGTACATAACCTTTACATGTAT from Plasmodium gaboni strain SY75 chromosome 14, whole genome shotgun sequence includes:
- a CDS encoding transcriptional regulatory protein sir2b — translated: MNYASRLSKHEYKGPLGEEEYFEDIEEEKKKVKELIEKIKSSEYIVVHSGAGISTSSGLQDFRGPTGIWTNEHLNELKNKKKRNHDYKDNKRKLKSDHIKCRDSLDIYSPSFLHNEKKENTLNIVKREKCYNEIGVNMNSCNKSVIQSNHVYVNRDNNSNSNNNNNLKENMLENNNNLEHKKNNNNVNNNDNNLYNNVVNSIGSNDHTNNENILIKKESNSENIRNNIPDKVNIKNVIKTDAKKETILDPENYVIFGKRKKKVIELHLALPSKTHIMINELMNKNIIKFMITQNIDSLHHRCGKHFSKTAEIHGNIFTERCDFCGRRYLRDYLISTISFKPTGSLCFLCSFPPIGVCTDVLLDWNNSYEEFFHLNSIKHSQIADFHFCLGSSFYIVPASSYPSKKKYANANSYSCVINYQKSFLSKEVNLNIHSNVNNISDIIIKEFSLNPLSIRSTRVTIVRCPIDTLDVMSDDLISIHNIKLKDKRMREQNIDYARIRNKDETYNNEKSVKLNVTECLYYNKHGECYEKRKYKLIDEHLIPNNEGNKNISNGINISDQKIDNNKSNNNNSNINSNSNNSNYHMSKNINPDFSFVENESNIYDNYKEQTFILKCSMIINIKTVCLENFHKVHIKLLDDIKGIWIIRTNFSCILEVELWYNSFILLKLNFNKSDPFIQLNAWNVNVAYTYGDDIDDFDYFQNDENNKKPFNLYKNKYISNMRTEGDVNNVYTLDNQQLKSNNNNNNNNYYYYDKDNSGEPYYCSEILNEHVHVGYNPNNYETKCKAYILAYLDNSTALDINNNVNNNDFIPFNLTHSLKLLYNIYCVLNKDIEQNKNTTIKETYDKLDYFIKNFDFNRDSCLYTNNFINMLIQNEHHGNQSRYKFRERRKRLLNDYSSCSSDDDQDGKNIFIFYNLYMNQYKKKGHDEINKKDEVYEKNVHSESNQHVHNVKVRTDLINHKSVYKTVKNNNLVDINNMNLIEKKNNSEELFLINDKDYNSFLSVNNKENINCISAWQNNKTNCNENMPQMTNNDLIDVMKSETQKQYNCFDKSSINDINNNNSDSNNNDNNNNDNNGYIYSPVLFINKKYKLGELVYKIPKYVKPQKVYTPYKKITRNKKYSNTLQKDRYEKWKMLYEELINNENKSYIIDSPLYKEISYFPYWIINYVNDLFECM
- a CDS encoding putative pre-mRNA-splicing factor CWF18, whose protein sequence is MDTNDYENLKFYNYIPVNKELKKSCIPCPDTEDYEAKLNKEFEEELDKAFQGNILDQINAKDINADLKRDLKKKLDILSKKTDRAIVQLIKQKINENKNKDNITNTNDDEEEKETMTLNFDKKNDKNFGHVLYKTLDKLDVMDDESD